The genome window AAGTGGCCTTTTCCATGGCATACACCTCACTTAACAAATATGGCATAGATTTAAATAAAATAAGTGAACTAATGAGTTATAATCCGGCTAAAATATTAGGACTGAATAAGGGATTAATAAGGGTTGGAGACGATGCGGATTTAGTTTTAATAGATATGGATGAAGAATATGAAATAGATACTAATGACTTTGTGTCTAAGGGAAAAAACAACCCATTTAATAAAGAAAAGGTTAAGGGAAGAATACTTAAGACTATGAGAAAAGGACGTGTACTTTATGATTATAGATAGATTGTGCGAAGAAGTGAAAAAATATGGGCCTGTATGTGTAGGGCTAGATACTAAAATAGAATATTTACCTGAGTATTTAAAGGATAAAGATATAAGTGACAGTGAGAAACTATTTGAATTTAATAGAAAAATCATAGATGATACTCTAGATACTTGTGCCTGCTATAAAGTGCAAATAGCCCACTACGAATCCTTAGGATTAGAAGGACTTAAGGCATATTCTGAAACTTTAAAGTATATAAAAGAAAATAATAAATTATCCATAGGAGATATAAAGAGGGGCGACATATTATCAACGGCTACCATGTATGCTAAAGCCCACTTTGAAGGAGAATTTGAAGCAGATTTCATAACTGTAAATCCATACATGGGTGAAGATGCCATATCTCCTTACTATGAATATATAAAGTCAAAGGAAAAGGGACTGTTCGTTCTTATGAAAACTTCTAATCCTTCATCCTCTGATTTTCAAGATTTAGAAGTTAAAGATGAGAAACTATATATGGAAGTTGCTAAGAAAATAGAATCTTGGGGAGAAGAATTTGTGGGACAGAGTGGATATAGTTCCATAGGAGGAGTAGTAGGTCTTACGGGAGCAGGAGAGTTAATAAACATAAAGAATGAACTAAAAAATTCTTTCTTCTTAATACCTGGTTATGGTGCACAAGGAGGAGATCCAAAAGTACTAAAGCAGCTTTTCAAAGATGGCATATGTGCAGTTATAAACTCATCAAGAAAGATCATAACAGCACATAAAAATGTGGATGAAACAGAGACTTTTAGCTTGTGTGCAAGAAAGGAAACATTGAGAATGAGGGAGGACATAGGATGGGAAAAATAATATCTAATAAAGAAATATCTCCTAATGTTTACCTAATGAAGGTAGGAGGAAATTATAAGGGGGATATGGGACAGTTTTATATGATAAGATGTGATAATTTCCCTCTATTATCTAGACCTATAAGCATTCACAATATAGAAAAAGATTGCATAAGTTTCTTGTATGAAGTAAAGGGTCAGGGAACGGAAATCCTAAAGAACTTAAAGGAAGATGACAAAATCATACTGCAAGGCCCTTATGGGAATGGATTTGAGAAAAGAGAAGGAAAAATTGCATTAATCGGCGGAGGAATGGGAATAGCTCCACTATTTTATACGGCTAAGAACTTAGATAATGTGGATATATATTTAGGATTTAGTGAAAGATCTTTCTTGGAGAAGGAATATGAAGGCGTATGTGAAAATCTACACATAAAAATCGGGGGATATATAACGGACATGGTTGACTTTGACAAATATGATTATATATACACTTGTGGTCCTGAAAAGATGATGGAGAAAATAACTGAAATGGGAAAAGACAAGGTATACGTATCTGTGGAAAAGCACATGGCTTGCGGAATCGGAGCATGTTTAGGATGTAATTGTGATACTAAGAATGGAAATAAAAAGGTATGTAAGGACGGACCAGTATTTCTAGGGGAGGATGTGTATTATGAGTAATATGGAAGTAAAGTTTTGTGATATATCCTTTAAAAATCCTCTAGTCACTGGATCAGGAACCTTTGGATTTGGAAGGGAATATGAAAATTTTTATGATCTATCAAAACTTGGTGGAATTTCAACTAAGGGGTTAACCTTAAATCCTAAAAGTGGAAATAAGGGTGCTAGACTATATGAAACTCCTAGTGGTCTACTAAATAGTATAGGTCTTGAAAATCCAGGAGTAGATAGGTTTATAAGGGAAGAGTTACCCTACATGAAAAAATTAGGTACTAACATAATTGCCAATGTGGGTGGAGCAACTATGGAAGATTATGAAAAGGCAATAGAGTTAGTATCGAAAGAAGACGTAGATATAATAGAGCTAAATATATCATGTCCAAATGTTAAAAGCGGTGGAATGATGTTTGGTCTAGATGAAGTATCTACAGGAAAGATAGTTAAAAAAATAAGAAGTATTACTAGAAAACCACTAGTAGTAAAATTATCTCCTAATGCGGAGAATATAGTAAGATGTGCACAGGCTTGTGAAGCAGAAGGGGCAGATGGAGTAAGTCTTGTAAATACTTTTAAGGGAATGGCCATAGACATAAAAAGTAGAAAAAAGGTGTTTGAAAACACTTATGCAGGATTATCAGGCCCTGCCATAAAACCAATAGCCCTAAGAATGGTCCATGAAGTAAGTAAGAATGTTAATATCCCTATAATAGGTATGGGTGGAATAATGAATTATAAGGATGCCATAGAATTTATCATGGCAGGAGCAACCCTAGTATCTATAGGGACGGCTAATTTTATAAACCCTAGCATGGGAGAAATAATAGTAAATGATTTGAAAGCATTTATGGAAAAAGAGAATATAAAGAGTTTTGAAGAGATAAGAGGAATTATCTAGACAGGTAACAACGACTAACGAACAACAATTAAGGAGGATTTCACATGGATAAGGTTATGGAGATATTAAAAAGATCAGAGGCATTACTAGAAGGACATTTTTTATTATCATCAGGAAAGCACTCTAACAGATATGTACAATGTGCTAGAGCTCTAAAAGATACAAGGGATGGAGAAGCTTTAGGAAAAATAATAGGAGAGAAAGTAAAGGATTTAGATATAGATCTAGTAGTAGGTCCTGCCATGGGAGGAGTAATCATCGCCTATGAAGTAGGAAGAGCCCTTGGAAAGGAATCCATATTCACAGAGAGAAAAGACAACATTATGACTCTAAGACGTGGATTTGAAATTAAAGAGGGACAGAAAATTTTAATAGTAGAAGACGTAGTAACTACAGGAAAGTCTACCTTAGAAGTAAAGAAACTTTTAGAGGAACTAGGCGGAGTAGTATTAGGCGTTGGGTGCATAGTAGATAGAAGAGGTAAAGATGTTGATTTAAACATGCCTGTATATAGTGCCATAAAGCTAGAAATAGAAAGTTATGATAATGATAATTGTCCATTATGTAATGATGGTGTTGAACTTTATCAACCAGGAAGTAGAAAGATGGCTTAAAGGTTAAGGGGTAACTTTTAACCCTTAACCCAAAATATAGATGACTAACCACAAATAAACTTTAATTTAGTCCAGAGAGGCTAGAAAGGAGACACATATGAAAGCGAAATTAATACTTGAAAATGGAATTGTACTTGAAGGTAGAGCCTTTGGGTATTTAAAGGAAAGTGTAGGAGAGGTAGTATTTAATACGGGAATGACAGGGTATCAGGAGGTATTAACGGACCCATCCTATTATGGACAGATTGTAACTATGACTTACCCATTAATAGGAAACTATGGAATAAACCTAGAAGATATGCAGTCAAATTCCCCAAAGGTGAAAGGCTTTATTGTAAGAGAACAATGTGATTATCCAAATAACTATAGATGTGAAATCCAATTAGATGATTATTTAAAAACTAATAAAATAATAGGGATTGAAGGAATAGATACTAGATATCTAACTAAAATCCTTAGAAGTAGTGGAACTATGAGAGGAATCATAGCTTTAAGAGAACTTAGTGAAAGTCAAATAAAAAATAAATTAGAGAATTTTTCTAATAAAGAGGCTGTAAGTAATGTGACTACTAAGGAAGTATACACTATAGATGGTAACGGCAAACATGTGGCCATATGGGATTTTGGAATAAAGCAAAATATAATAGACTCTTTCTTAGAAAGAGGTTGTAAAGTAACAGTTTTTCCTGCCAATGCTAAAGGAGAAGATATATTAAAGACAAATGCAGATTATGTGTTTCTATCTAATGGACCGGGAGATCCAGAAGATTTAACAGATGTAATAGAAAATATAAAAAAGGTAATAGGAAAGATGCCTATAATAGGTATATGTTTAGGCCATCAATTATTAGCCTTATGTTTAGGAGGACAAACTTCTAAGTTGAAGTTTGGCCATAGGGGATGCAACCATCCTGTTAAAGATTTAGAGGAAAACAAAGTTTATATAACATCTCAAAATCATGGATATTACGTAAGTAAATTACCAGAGAATATGAAAATAACTCACGTAAGTTTAAATGATAATACCATTGAGGGAATGAGACACGAATTCCTTCCTATATTTAGTGTTCAATTTCATCCAGAGGCTAGCCCTGGACCAAGCGATATGAACTATATATTCGATAAGTTCTTAATAAGTGCTTAAAAAAATGGTGAATTAAGCAGAGGGTTTGTGAACTTACTTCGGTCATATAGATAAAAAATATT of Anaeromicrobium sediminis contains these proteins:
- the pyrF gene encoding orotidine-5'-phosphate decarboxylase, with translation MIIDRLCEEVKKYGPVCVGLDTKIEYLPEYLKDKDISDSEKLFEFNRKIIDDTLDTCACYKVQIAHYESLGLEGLKAYSETLKYIKENNKLSIGDIKRGDILSTATMYAKAHFEGEFEADFITVNPYMGEDAISPYYEYIKSKEKGLFVLMKTSNPSSSDFQDLEVKDEKLYMEVAKKIESWGEEFVGQSGYSSIGGVVGLTGAGELINIKNELKNSFFLIPGYGAQGGDPKVLKQLFKDGICAVINSSRKIITAHKNVDETETFSLCARKETLRMREDIGWEK
- the carA gene encoding glutamine-hydrolyzing carbamoyl-phosphate synthase small subunit; translation: MKAKLILENGIVLEGRAFGYLKESVGEVVFNTGMTGYQEVLTDPSYYGQIVTMTYPLIGNYGINLEDMQSNSPKVKGFIVREQCDYPNNYRCEIQLDDYLKTNKIIGIEGIDTRYLTKILRSSGTMRGIIALRELSESQIKNKLENFSNKEAVSNVTTKEVYTIDGNGKHVAIWDFGIKQNIIDSFLERGCKVTVFPANAKGEDILKTNADYVFLSNGPGDPEDLTDVIENIKKVIGKMPIIGICLGHQLLALCLGGQTSKLKFGHRGCNHPVKDLEENKVYITSQNHGYYVSKLPENMKITHVSLNDNTIEGMRHEFLPIFSVQFHPEASPGPSDMNYIFDKFLISA
- a CDS encoding dihydroorotate dehydrogenase electron transfer subunit, with the translated sequence MGKIISNKEISPNVYLMKVGGNYKGDMGQFYMIRCDNFPLLSRPISIHNIEKDCISFLYEVKGQGTEILKNLKEDDKIILQGPYGNGFEKREGKIALIGGGMGIAPLFYTAKNLDNVDIYLGFSERSFLEKEYEGVCENLHIKIGGYITDMVDFDKYDYIYTCGPEKMMEKITEMGKDKVYVSVEKHMACGIGACLGCNCDTKNGNKKVCKDGPVFLGEDVYYE
- a CDS encoding dihydroorotate dehydrogenase; the encoded protein is MSNMEVKFCDISFKNPLVTGSGTFGFGREYENFYDLSKLGGISTKGLTLNPKSGNKGARLYETPSGLLNSIGLENPGVDRFIREELPYMKKLGTNIIANVGGATMEDYEKAIELVSKEDVDIIELNISCPNVKSGGMMFGLDEVSTGKIVKKIRSITRKPLVVKLSPNAENIVRCAQACEAEGADGVSLVNTFKGMAIDIKSRKKVFENTYAGLSGPAIKPIALRMVHEVSKNVNIPIIGMGGIMNYKDAIEFIMAGATLVSIGTANFINPSMGEIIVNDLKAFMEKENIKSFEEIRGII
- the pyrE gene encoding orotate phosphoribosyltransferase yields the protein MDKVMEILKRSEALLEGHFLLSSGKHSNRYVQCARALKDTRDGEALGKIIGEKVKDLDIDLVVGPAMGGVIIAYEVGRALGKESIFTERKDNIMTLRRGFEIKEGQKILIVEDVVTTGKSTLEVKKLLEELGGVVLGVGCIVDRRGKDVDLNMPVYSAIKLEIESYDNDNCPLCNDGVELYQPGSRKMA